A section of the Piliocolobus tephrosceles isolate RC106 chromosome 14, ASM277652v3, whole genome shotgun sequence genome encodes:
- the LOC111543272 gene encoding thymosin beta-10, translating to MAYKLDLGEIASLDKVKLKATEMQKNTLSTKETTEQKRSEIS from the coding sequence ATGGCATACAAACTGGACCTGGGGGAAATTGCCAGCTTGGATAAGGTCAAGCTGAAGGCCACAGAGATGCAGAAGAACACTCTGTCAACCAAAGAGACCACAGAGCAGAAGAGGAGTGAAATTTCCTGA